The following proteins are encoded in a genomic region of Balaenoptera ricei isolate mBalRic1 chromosome 14, mBalRic1.hap2, whole genome shotgun sequence:
- the SALL3 gene encoding sal-like protein 3 isoform X4 has product MSRRKQAKPQHLKSDEELPPPDGAPENAAPGEGAEDGDSGNESRSGSEETHVCDKCCAEFFKWTDLLEHKKACTKNPLVLIVSEDEPAPPSEEFPEPSPASSPSEHTESEAAEETAPAEGGEGGEVRAPEKEDEPMEVGPSVDKSFQSPGPTHAGKPPLPQVPEPAPPVAAYSMPNTNVTLETLLSTKVAVAQFSQNTRAAGAVGSSGGVAAVAIPVILEQLMALQQQQIHQLQLIEQIRSQVAMMNHQPPRPPLNPGVAAGAQSAPVPTSGQLPGLAAHSALQLSAGAAPVPAAPGPATQPAAYEGPQHLAQPASGASTPHVPGGGPSGPEPGAPASSGTAPASTAPGPAASASGGPSRPQNASTPPALGPGPLLSSAPSLPSPLLPQTSASGVIFPNPLVSIAATASALDPLSALMKHRKGKPPNVSVFEPKANAEDPFFKHKCRFCAKVFGSDSALQIHLRSHTGERPFKCNICGNRFSTKGNLKVHFQRHKEKYPHIQMNPYPVPEYLDSVPTCSGIPYGMSLPPEKPVTTWLDSKPVLPTVPTSVGLQLPPTLPGVSLGSYADSPSLTPASRSPQRPSPASSECPSLSPGLTSSEVVTAESPQPAPGGSSLPKTEPVSLPCTNARAGDVPATGQVSAASALADSSLSPGLCSPVLPAGAEQFKAKFPFGGLLDSMQTSETSKLQQLVENIDKKVTDPNQCAICHRVLSCQSALKMHYRTHTGERPFKCKICGRAFTTKGNLKTHFGVHRAKPPLRVQHSCPICQKKFTNAVVLQQHIRMHMGGQIPNTPLPEGFQDAMDAELPYDEKATDALSGYDDDMDENSLEEDTELKDTAGDPSQPLLAFPSSCPPSPPSVISSIAALENQMKMMDSVMSCPQGTALKSLENGSGESDRLSNDSSSAVGDLESRSAGSPALSESSSSLQALSPGNSNSESLPSKSPGLGAQEEPQETPLKTEGLDSPPPGPENGGALDLTAPHPGRPAVKEEAPYGLLFLSRDRGPGQGTPSLGPGCAPAAVKTEVNGHSKAGPPAEGPPLPAPIQVPARPPTVMSPGLAPMLAPPPRRTPKQHNCQSCGKTFSSASALQIHERTHTGEKPFGCTICGRAFTTKGNLKVHMGTHMWNNAPARRGRRLSVENPMALLGGDALKFSEMFQKDLAARAMNVDPSFWNQYAAAITNGLALKNNEISVIQNGGLPQLPDCDTSTSQEVTKRAPRR; this is encoded by the exons ATGTCTCGGCGCAAGCAGGCCAAGCCCCAGCACCTCAAGTCGGACGAGGAGCTGCCGCCGCCGGACGGGGCTCCCGAGAACG CGGCCCCCGGGGAGGGCGCCGAGGACGGGGACAGCGGGAACGAGAGCCGGAGCGGAAGCGAGGAGACGCACGTCTGTGACAAGTGCTGCGCCGAGTTCTTCAAGTGGACGGACCTCCTGGAGCACAAGAAGGCCTGCACCAAGAACCCCCTGGTGCTGATTGTCAGTGAAGATGAGCCGGCCCCGCCCTCCGAGGAGTTTCCAGAACCTTCTCCGGCCAGCTCTCCCAGCGAGCACACAGAGAGCGAGGCCGCAGAGGAGACAGCCCCCGCAGAgggcggggagggcggggaggtGAGGGCCCCCGAGAAGGAGGACGAGCCCATGGAAGTGGGCCCCTCCGTGGACAAGAGCTTCCAGAGCCCGGGCCCCACGCACGCAGGGAAGCCGCCTCTACCTCAGGTCCCCGAACCGGCCCCCCCCGTGGCCGCCTACAGCATGCCAAACACCAACGTGACGCTGGAGACCCTCCTGAGCACCAAGGTGGCCGTGGCACAGTTCTCCCAGAACACGAGGGCTGCAGGAGCGGTGGGATCCAGCGGCGGGGTGGCGGCCGTGGCCATCCCCGTGATCCTGGAGCAGCTCATGGCACTGCAGCAACAGCAGATCCACCAGCTGCAGCTCATCGAGCAGATCCGCAGCCAGGTGGCCATGATGAACCACCAGCCCCCGAGGCCGCCGCTGAACCCCGGGGTGGCCGCGGGGGCCCAGAGCGCCCCGGTGCCCACCTCCGGCCAGCTCCCGGGGCTGGCCGCGCACTCGGCCCTGCAGCTCTCAGCCGGGGCCGCCCCCGTCCCCGCGGCACCTGGCCCTGCCACCCAGCCGGCCGCCTACGAGGGCCCGCAACACCTGGCCCAGCCGGCGTCCGGAGCCAGCACTCCGCACGTCCCGGGCGGGGGCCCCTCCGGCCCCGAGCCCGGCGCCCCGGCGTCCTCCGGCACGGCCCCGGCCTCCACCGCCCCGGGCCCGGCGGCCAGCGCCTCCGGCGGCCCCTCCCGGCCGCAGAACGCTTCCACGCCCCCCGCCCTGGGGCCCGGGCCCCTCCTCAGCTCGGCGCCCAGCCTGCCAAGCCCACTTCTACCTCAGACCTCGGCCAGCGGCGTCATCTTCCCCAACCCGCTGGTCAGCATCGCAGCCACGGCCAGCGCGCTGGACCCCCTGTCGGCCCTCATGAAGCACCGCAAGGGCAAGCCCCCCAACGTGTCGGTGTTCGAGCCCAAGGCCAACGCCGAGGACCCCTTCTTCAAGCACAAGTGCAGGTTCTGTGCCAAGGTGTTTGGGAGCGACAGTGCCCTGCAGATCCACCTGCGCTCCCACACGGGCGAGCGGCCCTTCAAGTGCAACATCTGCGGCAACCGCTTCTCCACCAAGGGCAACCTGAAGGTCCACTTCCAGAGGCACAAGGAGAAGTACCCCCACATCCAGATGAACCCCTACCCCGTCCCCGAGTACCTGGACAGCGTGCCCACCTGCTCCGGGATCCCCTACGGGATGTCACTGCCCCCGGAGAAGCCCGTCACCACCTGGCTGGACAGCAAGCCCGTGCTGCCCACGGTGCCCACGTCGGTCGGGCTGCAGCTCCCGCCCACCCTCCCCGGCGTCAGCCTCGGCAGCTATGCCGActcccccagcctcacccccGCCAGCCGCTCCCCGCAGCGGCCCTCGCCGGCGTCCAGCGAGTgcccctctctgtccccaggCCTGACCAGCTCCGAGGTGGTGACCGCCGAGTCCCCGCAGCCGGCACCCGGCGGGTCTTCCCTGCCCAAGACCGAGCCCGTGAGCCTGCCTTGCACAAACGCCAGGGCGGGGGACGTCCCCGCCACCGGGCAGGTGTCTGCCGCGTCTGCCCTCGCGGACAGCAGCCTATCCCCCGGCCTCTGCAGCCCGGTCCTCCCGGCCGGCGCTGAGCAGTTCAAGGCCAAGTTTCCCTTTGGAGGGCTGCTTGACTCTATGCAAACGTCCGAAACCTCCAAGCTGCAGCAGCTGGTGGAGAACATCGACAAGAAGGTGACGGACCCCAACCAGTGCGCCATCTGCCACCGCGTGCTGAGCTGCCAGAGCGCCCTGAAGATGCACTACAGGACGCACACGGGCGAGCGGCCCTTCAAGTGCAAGATCTGCGGGCGTGCCTTCACCACCAAGGGCAACCTGAAGACGCACTTCGGGGTCCACCGCGCCAAGCCGCCCCTGCGCGTGCAGCACTCCTGCCCCATCTGCCAGAAGAAGTTCACCAACGCCGTGGTCCTGCAGCAGCACATTCGCATGCACATGGGGGGGCAGATCCCCAACACGCCGCTGCCCGAGGGCTTCCAGGACGCCATGGACGCCGAGCTGCCCTACGACGAGAAGGCCACGGACGCCCTGAGCGGCTACGACGACGACATGGACGAGAACTCCCTGGAGGAGGACACAGAGCTGAAGGACACGGCCGGCGACCCGTCCCAGCCGCTGCTGGCCTTCCCAAGCTCCTGCCCGCCCTCCCCGCCGTCCGTCATCTCCAGCATCGCCGCGCTGGAGAACCAGATGAAGATGATGGACTCGGTCATGAGCTGCCCCCAGGGGACGGCCCTCAAGTCCCTGGAGAACGGGTCCGGGGAGAGCGACCGTCTGAGCAACGACTCCTCGTCAGCCGTGGGCGACCTGGAGAGCCGGAGTGCGGGCAGCCCGGCCCTGTCCGAGTCGTCGTCCTCCTTGCAGGCCCTGTCGCCCGGGAACAGTAACAGCGAGAGCCTGCCTTCGAAGTCCCCGGGCCTCGGCGCCCAGGAGGAGCCGCAGGAGACGCCACTGAAGACGGAGGGGCTGGACAGCCCGCCCCCCGGGCCCGAGAACGGGGGGGCGCTGGACCTGACGGCCCCCCACCCCGGCCGGCCGGCCGTCAAGGAGGAGGCCCCCTATGGCCTGCTGTTCCTGAGCCGAGACCGGG GTCCCGGCCAGGGCACCCCGAGCCTGGGTCCCGGCTGCGCGCCCGCCGCGGTCAAAACGGAAGTGAACGGGCACAGCAAGGCCGGCCCGCCGGCCGAGGGCCCGCCGCTGCCGGCTCCCATCCAGGTGCCCGCCAGGCCCCCGACGGTGATGAGCCCCGGCCTCGCACCCATGCTGGCCCCGCCGCCGCGCCGGACACCCAAGCAGCACAACTGCCAGTCGTGCGGGAAGACCTTCTCCTCGGCCAGCGCCCTGCAGATCCACGAGCGCACCCACACCGGGGAGAAGCCCTTCGGCTGCACCATCTGCGGGCGAGCCTTCACCACCAAGGGCAACCTCAAG GTGCACATGGGCACCCACATGTGGAACAACGCCCCTGCCAGGCGCGGCCGCCGCCTGTCGGTGGAGAACCCCATGGCCCTGCTGGGTGGTGACGCCCTGAAGTTCTCCGAGATGTTCCAGAAGGATCTGGCCGCAAGGGCCATGAACGTGGACCCCAGCTTTTGGAACCAGTACGCCGCGGCCATCACCAACGGGCTGGCCCTGAAGAACAACGAGATCTCTGTCATCCAGAACGGAGGCCTCCCCCAGCTCCCA GACTGTGACACCAGTACAAGCCAGGAAGTAACCAAGAGGGCGCCGCGCAG ATGA
- the SALL3 gene encoding sal-like protein 3 isoform X3: MSRRKQAKPQHLKSDEELPPPDGAPENAAPGEGAEDGDSGNESRSGSEETHVCDKCCAEFFKWTDLLEHKKACTKNPLVLIVSEDEPAPPSEEFPEPSPASSPSEHTESEAAEETAPAEGGEGGEVRAPEKEDEPMEVGPSVDKSFQSPGPTHAGKPPLPQVPEPAPPVAAYSMPNTNVTLETLLSTKVAVAQFSQNTRAAGAVGSSGGVAAVAIPVILEQLMALQQQQIHQLQLIEQIRSQVAMMNHQPPRPPLNPGVAAGAQSAPVPTSGQLPGLAAHSALQLSAGAAPVPAAPGPATQPAAYEGPQHLAQPASGASTPHVPGGGPSGPEPGAPASSGTAPASTAPGPAASASGGPSRPQNASTPPALGPGPLLSSAPSLPSPLLPQTSASGVIFPNPLVSIAATASALDPLSALMKHRKGKPPNVSVFEPKANAEDPFFKHKCRFCAKVFGSDSALQIHLRSHTGERPFKCNICGNRFSTKGNLKVHFQRHKEKYPHIQMNPYPVPEYLDSVPTCSGIPYGMSLPPEKPVTTWLDSKPVLPTVPTSVGLQLPPTLPGVSLGSYADSPSLTPASRSPQRPSPASSECPSLSPGLTSSEVVTAESPQPAPGGSSLPKTEPVSLPCTNARAGDVPATGQVSAASALADSSLSPGLCSPVLPAGAEQFKAKFPFGGLLDSMQTSETSKLQQLVENIDKKVTDPNQCAICHRVLSCQSALKMHYRTHTGERPFKCKICGRAFTTKGNLKTHFGVHRAKPPLRVQHSCPICQKKFTNAVVLQQHIRMHMGGQIPNTPLPEGFQDAMDAELPYDEKATDALSGYDDDMDENSLEEDTELKDTAGDPSQPLLAFPSSCPPSPPSVISSIAALENQMKMMDSVMSCPQGTALKSLENGSGESDRLSNDSSSAVGDLESRSAGSPALSESSSSLQALSPGNSNSESLPSKSPGLGAQEEPQETPLKTEGLDSPPPGPENGGALDLTAPHPGRPAVKEEAPYGLLFLSRDRGPGQGTPSLGPGCAPAAVKTEVNGHSKAGPPAEGPPLPAPIQVPARPPTVMSPGLAPMLAPPPRRTPKQHNCQSCGKTFSSASALQIHERTHTGEKPFGCTICGRAFTTKGNLKVHMGTHMWNNAPARRGRRLSVENPMALLGGDALKFSEMFQKDLAARAMNVDPSFWNQYAAAITNGLALKNNEISVIQNGGLPQLPDCDTSTSQEVTKRAPRSAVPGHRGWPGDSARG, from the exons ATGTCTCGGCGCAAGCAGGCCAAGCCCCAGCACCTCAAGTCGGACGAGGAGCTGCCGCCGCCGGACGGGGCTCCCGAGAACG CGGCCCCCGGGGAGGGCGCCGAGGACGGGGACAGCGGGAACGAGAGCCGGAGCGGAAGCGAGGAGACGCACGTCTGTGACAAGTGCTGCGCCGAGTTCTTCAAGTGGACGGACCTCCTGGAGCACAAGAAGGCCTGCACCAAGAACCCCCTGGTGCTGATTGTCAGTGAAGATGAGCCGGCCCCGCCCTCCGAGGAGTTTCCAGAACCTTCTCCGGCCAGCTCTCCCAGCGAGCACACAGAGAGCGAGGCCGCAGAGGAGACAGCCCCCGCAGAgggcggggagggcggggaggtGAGGGCCCCCGAGAAGGAGGACGAGCCCATGGAAGTGGGCCCCTCCGTGGACAAGAGCTTCCAGAGCCCGGGCCCCACGCACGCAGGGAAGCCGCCTCTACCTCAGGTCCCCGAACCGGCCCCCCCCGTGGCCGCCTACAGCATGCCAAACACCAACGTGACGCTGGAGACCCTCCTGAGCACCAAGGTGGCCGTGGCACAGTTCTCCCAGAACACGAGGGCTGCAGGAGCGGTGGGATCCAGCGGCGGGGTGGCGGCCGTGGCCATCCCCGTGATCCTGGAGCAGCTCATGGCACTGCAGCAACAGCAGATCCACCAGCTGCAGCTCATCGAGCAGATCCGCAGCCAGGTGGCCATGATGAACCACCAGCCCCCGAGGCCGCCGCTGAACCCCGGGGTGGCCGCGGGGGCCCAGAGCGCCCCGGTGCCCACCTCCGGCCAGCTCCCGGGGCTGGCCGCGCACTCGGCCCTGCAGCTCTCAGCCGGGGCCGCCCCCGTCCCCGCGGCACCTGGCCCTGCCACCCAGCCGGCCGCCTACGAGGGCCCGCAACACCTGGCCCAGCCGGCGTCCGGAGCCAGCACTCCGCACGTCCCGGGCGGGGGCCCCTCCGGCCCCGAGCCCGGCGCCCCGGCGTCCTCCGGCACGGCCCCGGCCTCCACCGCCCCGGGCCCGGCGGCCAGCGCCTCCGGCGGCCCCTCCCGGCCGCAGAACGCTTCCACGCCCCCCGCCCTGGGGCCCGGGCCCCTCCTCAGCTCGGCGCCCAGCCTGCCAAGCCCACTTCTACCTCAGACCTCGGCCAGCGGCGTCATCTTCCCCAACCCGCTGGTCAGCATCGCAGCCACGGCCAGCGCGCTGGACCCCCTGTCGGCCCTCATGAAGCACCGCAAGGGCAAGCCCCCCAACGTGTCGGTGTTCGAGCCCAAGGCCAACGCCGAGGACCCCTTCTTCAAGCACAAGTGCAGGTTCTGTGCCAAGGTGTTTGGGAGCGACAGTGCCCTGCAGATCCACCTGCGCTCCCACACGGGCGAGCGGCCCTTCAAGTGCAACATCTGCGGCAACCGCTTCTCCACCAAGGGCAACCTGAAGGTCCACTTCCAGAGGCACAAGGAGAAGTACCCCCACATCCAGATGAACCCCTACCCCGTCCCCGAGTACCTGGACAGCGTGCCCACCTGCTCCGGGATCCCCTACGGGATGTCACTGCCCCCGGAGAAGCCCGTCACCACCTGGCTGGACAGCAAGCCCGTGCTGCCCACGGTGCCCACGTCGGTCGGGCTGCAGCTCCCGCCCACCCTCCCCGGCGTCAGCCTCGGCAGCTATGCCGActcccccagcctcacccccGCCAGCCGCTCCCCGCAGCGGCCCTCGCCGGCGTCCAGCGAGTgcccctctctgtccccaggCCTGACCAGCTCCGAGGTGGTGACCGCCGAGTCCCCGCAGCCGGCACCCGGCGGGTCTTCCCTGCCCAAGACCGAGCCCGTGAGCCTGCCTTGCACAAACGCCAGGGCGGGGGACGTCCCCGCCACCGGGCAGGTGTCTGCCGCGTCTGCCCTCGCGGACAGCAGCCTATCCCCCGGCCTCTGCAGCCCGGTCCTCCCGGCCGGCGCTGAGCAGTTCAAGGCCAAGTTTCCCTTTGGAGGGCTGCTTGACTCTATGCAAACGTCCGAAACCTCCAAGCTGCAGCAGCTGGTGGAGAACATCGACAAGAAGGTGACGGACCCCAACCAGTGCGCCATCTGCCACCGCGTGCTGAGCTGCCAGAGCGCCCTGAAGATGCACTACAGGACGCACACGGGCGAGCGGCCCTTCAAGTGCAAGATCTGCGGGCGTGCCTTCACCACCAAGGGCAACCTGAAGACGCACTTCGGGGTCCACCGCGCCAAGCCGCCCCTGCGCGTGCAGCACTCCTGCCCCATCTGCCAGAAGAAGTTCACCAACGCCGTGGTCCTGCAGCAGCACATTCGCATGCACATGGGGGGGCAGATCCCCAACACGCCGCTGCCCGAGGGCTTCCAGGACGCCATGGACGCCGAGCTGCCCTACGACGAGAAGGCCACGGACGCCCTGAGCGGCTACGACGACGACATGGACGAGAACTCCCTGGAGGAGGACACAGAGCTGAAGGACACGGCCGGCGACCCGTCCCAGCCGCTGCTGGCCTTCCCAAGCTCCTGCCCGCCCTCCCCGCCGTCCGTCATCTCCAGCATCGCCGCGCTGGAGAACCAGATGAAGATGATGGACTCGGTCATGAGCTGCCCCCAGGGGACGGCCCTCAAGTCCCTGGAGAACGGGTCCGGGGAGAGCGACCGTCTGAGCAACGACTCCTCGTCAGCCGTGGGCGACCTGGAGAGCCGGAGTGCGGGCAGCCCGGCCCTGTCCGAGTCGTCGTCCTCCTTGCAGGCCCTGTCGCCCGGGAACAGTAACAGCGAGAGCCTGCCTTCGAAGTCCCCGGGCCTCGGCGCCCAGGAGGAGCCGCAGGAGACGCCACTGAAGACGGAGGGGCTGGACAGCCCGCCCCCCGGGCCCGAGAACGGGGGGGCGCTGGACCTGACGGCCCCCCACCCCGGCCGGCCGGCCGTCAAGGAGGAGGCCCCCTATGGCCTGCTGTTCCTGAGCCGAGACCGGG GTCCCGGCCAGGGCACCCCGAGCCTGGGTCCCGGCTGCGCGCCCGCCGCGGTCAAAACGGAAGTGAACGGGCACAGCAAGGCCGGCCCGCCGGCCGAGGGCCCGCCGCTGCCGGCTCCCATCCAGGTGCCCGCCAGGCCCCCGACGGTGATGAGCCCCGGCCTCGCACCCATGCTGGCCCCGCCGCCGCGCCGGACACCCAAGCAGCACAACTGCCAGTCGTGCGGGAAGACCTTCTCCTCGGCCAGCGCCCTGCAGATCCACGAGCGCACCCACACCGGGGAGAAGCCCTTCGGCTGCACCATCTGCGGGCGAGCCTTCACCACCAAGGGCAACCTCAAG GTGCACATGGGCACCCACATGTGGAACAACGCCCCTGCCAGGCGCGGCCGCCGCCTGTCGGTGGAGAACCCCATGGCCCTGCTGGGTGGTGACGCCCTGAAGTTCTCCGAGATGTTCCAGAAGGATCTGGCCGCAAGGGCCATGAACGTGGACCCCAGCTTTTGGAACCAGTACGCCGCGGCCATCACCAACGGGCTGGCCCTGAAGAACAACGAGATCTCTGTCATCCAGAACGGAGGCCTCCCCCAGCTCCCA GACTGTGACACCAGTACAAGCCAGGAAGTAACCAAGAGGGCGCCGCGCAG TGCTGTCCCAGGTCATCGTGGGTGGCCGGGTGACAGTGCGAGGGGCTGA
- the SALL3 gene encoding sal-like protein 3 isoform X5: protein MSRRKQAKPQHLKSDEELPPPDGAPENAAPGEGAEDGDSGNESRSGSEETHVCDKCCAEFFKWTDLLEHKKACTKNPLVLIVSEDEPAPPSEEFPEPSPASSPSEHTESEAAEETAPAEGGEGGEVRAPEKEDEPMEVGPSVDKSFQSPGPTHAGKPPLPQVPEPAPPVAAYSMPNTNVTLETLLSTKVAVAQFSQNTRAAGAVGSSGGVAAVAIPVILEQLMALQQQQIHQLQLIEQIRSQVAMMNHQPPRPPLNPGVAAGAQSAPVPTSGQLPGLAAHSALQLSAGAAPVPAAPGPATQPAAYEGPQHLAQPASGASTPHVPGGGPSGPEPGAPASSGTAPASTAPGPAASASGGPSRPQNASTPPALGPGPLLSSAPSLPSPLLPQTSASGVIFPNPLVSIAATASALDPLSALMKHRKGKPPNVSVFEPKANAEDPFFKHKCRFCAKVFGSDSALQIHLRSHTGERPFKCNICGNRFSTKGNLKVHFQRHKEKYPHIQMNPYPVPEYLDSVPTCSGIPYGMSLPPEKPVTTWLDSKPVLPTVPTSVGLQLPPTLPGVSLGSYADSPSLTPASRSPQRPSPASSECPSLSPGLTSSEVVTAESPQPAPGGSSLPKTEPVSLPCTNARAGDVPATGQVSAASALADSSLSPGLCSPVLPAGAEQFKAKFPFGGLLDSMQTSETSKLQQLVENIDKKVTDPNQCAICHRVLSCQSALKMHYRTHTGERPFKCKICGRAFTTKGNLKTHFGVHRAKPPLRVQHSCPICQKKFTNAVVLQQHIRMHMGGQIPNTPLPEGFQDAMDAELPYDEKATDALSGYDDDMDENSLEEDTELKDTAGDPSQPLLAFPSSCPPSPPSVISSIAALENQMKMMDSVMSCPQGTALKSLENGSGESDRLSNDSSSAVGDLESRSAGSPALSESSSSLQALSPGNSNSESLPSKSPGLGAQEEPQETPLKTEGLDSPPPGPENGGALDLTAPHPGRPAVKEEAPYGLLFLSRDRGPGQGTPSLGPGCAPAAVKTEVNGHSKAGPPAEGPPLPAPIQVPARPPTVMSPGLAPMLAPPPRRTPKQHNCQSCGKTFSSASALQIHERTHTGEKPFGCTICGRAFTTKGNLKVHMGTHMWNNAPARRGRRLSVENPMALLGGDALKFSEMFQKDLAARAMNVDPSFWNQYAAAITNGLALKNNEISVIQNGGLPQLPMKTKHTVI, encoded by the exons ATGTCTCGGCGCAAGCAGGCCAAGCCCCAGCACCTCAAGTCGGACGAGGAGCTGCCGCCGCCGGACGGGGCTCCCGAGAACG CGGCCCCCGGGGAGGGCGCCGAGGACGGGGACAGCGGGAACGAGAGCCGGAGCGGAAGCGAGGAGACGCACGTCTGTGACAAGTGCTGCGCCGAGTTCTTCAAGTGGACGGACCTCCTGGAGCACAAGAAGGCCTGCACCAAGAACCCCCTGGTGCTGATTGTCAGTGAAGATGAGCCGGCCCCGCCCTCCGAGGAGTTTCCAGAACCTTCTCCGGCCAGCTCTCCCAGCGAGCACACAGAGAGCGAGGCCGCAGAGGAGACAGCCCCCGCAGAgggcggggagggcggggaggtGAGGGCCCCCGAGAAGGAGGACGAGCCCATGGAAGTGGGCCCCTCCGTGGACAAGAGCTTCCAGAGCCCGGGCCCCACGCACGCAGGGAAGCCGCCTCTACCTCAGGTCCCCGAACCGGCCCCCCCCGTGGCCGCCTACAGCATGCCAAACACCAACGTGACGCTGGAGACCCTCCTGAGCACCAAGGTGGCCGTGGCACAGTTCTCCCAGAACACGAGGGCTGCAGGAGCGGTGGGATCCAGCGGCGGGGTGGCGGCCGTGGCCATCCCCGTGATCCTGGAGCAGCTCATGGCACTGCAGCAACAGCAGATCCACCAGCTGCAGCTCATCGAGCAGATCCGCAGCCAGGTGGCCATGATGAACCACCAGCCCCCGAGGCCGCCGCTGAACCCCGGGGTGGCCGCGGGGGCCCAGAGCGCCCCGGTGCCCACCTCCGGCCAGCTCCCGGGGCTGGCCGCGCACTCGGCCCTGCAGCTCTCAGCCGGGGCCGCCCCCGTCCCCGCGGCACCTGGCCCTGCCACCCAGCCGGCCGCCTACGAGGGCCCGCAACACCTGGCCCAGCCGGCGTCCGGAGCCAGCACTCCGCACGTCCCGGGCGGGGGCCCCTCCGGCCCCGAGCCCGGCGCCCCGGCGTCCTCCGGCACGGCCCCGGCCTCCACCGCCCCGGGCCCGGCGGCCAGCGCCTCCGGCGGCCCCTCCCGGCCGCAGAACGCTTCCACGCCCCCCGCCCTGGGGCCCGGGCCCCTCCTCAGCTCGGCGCCCAGCCTGCCAAGCCCACTTCTACCTCAGACCTCGGCCAGCGGCGTCATCTTCCCCAACCCGCTGGTCAGCATCGCAGCCACGGCCAGCGCGCTGGACCCCCTGTCGGCCCTCATGAAGCACCGCAAGGGCAAGCCCCCCAACGTGTCGGTGTTCGAGCCCAAGGCCAACGCCGAGGACCCCTTCTTCAAGCACAAGTGCAGGTTCTGTGCCAAGGTGTTTGGGAGCGACAGTGCCCTGCAGATCCACCTGCGCTCCCACACGGGCGAGCGGCCCTTCAAGTGCAACATCTGCGGCAACCGCTTCTCCACCAAGGGCAACCTGAAGGTCCACTTCCAGAGGCACAAGGAGAAGTACCCCCACATCCAGATGAACCCCTACCCCGTCCCCGAGTACCTGGACAGCGTGCCCACCTGCTCCGGGATCCCCTACGGGATGTCACTGCCCCCGGAGAAGCCCGTCACCACCTGGCTGGACAGCAAGCCCGTGCTGCCCACGGTGCCCACGTCGGTCGGGCTGCAGCTCCCGCCCACCCTCCCCGGCGTCAGCCTCGGCAGCTATGCCGActcccccagcctcacccccGCCAGCCGCTCCCCGCAGCGGCCCTCGCCGGCGTCCAGCGAGTgcccctctctgtccccaggCCTGACCAGCTCCGAGGTGGTGACCGCCGAGTCCCCGCAGCCGGCACCCGGCGGGTCTTCCCTGCCCAAGACCGAGCCCGTGAGCCTGCCTTGCACAAACGCCAGGGCGGGGGACGTCCCCGCCACCGGGCAGGTGTCTGCCGCGTCTGCCCTCGCGGACAGCAGCCTATCCCCCGGCCTCTGCAGCCCGGTCCTCCCGGCCGGCGCTGAGCAGTTCAAGGCCAAGTTTCCCTTTGGAGGGCTGCTTGACTCTATGCAAACGTCCGAAACCTCCAAGCTGCAGCAGCTGGTGGAGAACATCGACAAGAAGGTGACGGACCCCAACCAGTGCGCCATCTGCCACCGCGTGCTGAGCTGCCAGAGCGCCCTGAAGATGCACTACAGGACGCACACGGGCGAGCGGCCCTTCAAGTGCAAGATCTGCGGGCGTGCCTTCACCACCAAGGGCAACCTGAAGACGCACTTCGGGGTCCACCGCGCCAAGCCGCCCCTGCGCGTGCAGCACTCCTGCCCCATCTGCCAGAAGAAGTTCACCAACGCCGTGGTCCTGCAGCAGCACATTCGCATGCACATGGGGGGGCAGATCCCCAACACGCCGCTGCCCGAGGGCTTCCAGGACGCCATGGACGCCGAGCTGCCCTACGACGAGAAGGCCACGGACGCCCTGAGCGGCTACGACGACGACATGGACGAGAACTCCCTGGAGGAGGACACAGAGCTGAAGGACACGGCCGGCGACCCGTCCCAGCCGCTGCTGGCCTTCCCAAGCTCCTGCCCGCCCTCCCCGCCGTCCGTCATCTCCAGCATCGCCGCGCTGGAGAACCAGATGAAGATGATGGACTCGGTCATGAGCTGCCCCCAGGGGACGGCCCTCAAGTCCCTGGAGAACGGGTCCGGGGAGAGCGACCGTCTGAGCAACGACTCCTCGTCAGCCGTGGGCGACCTGGAGAGCCGGAGTGCGGGCAGCCCGGCCCTGTCCGAGTCGTCGTCCTCCTTGCAGGCCCTGTCGCCCGGGAACAGTAACAGCGAGAGCCTGCCTTCGAAGTCCCCGGGCCTCGGCGCCCAGGAGGAGCCGCAGGAGACGCCACTGAAGACGGAGGGGCTGGACAGCCCGCCCCCCGGGCCCGAGAACGGGGGGGCGCTGGACCTGACGGCCCCCCACCCCGGCCGGCCGGCCGTCAAGGAGGAGGCCCCCTATGGCCTGCTGTTCCTGAGCCGAGACCGGG GTCCCGGCCAGGGCACCCCGAGCCTGGGTCCCGGCTGCGCGCCCGCCGCGGTCAAAACGGAAGTGAACGGGCACAGCAAGGCCGGCCCGCCGGCCGAGGGCCCGCCGCTGCCGGCTCCCATCCAGGTGCCCGCCAGGCCCCCGACGGTGATGAGCCCCGGCCTCGCACCCATGCTGGCCCCGCCGCCGCGCCGGACACCCAAGCAGCACAACTGCCAGTCGTGCGGGAAGACCTTCTCCTCGGCCAGCGCCCTGCAGATCCACGAGCGCACCCACACCGGGGAGAAGCCCTTCGGCTGCACCATCTGCGGGCGAGCCTTCACCACCAAGGGCAACCTCAAG GTGCACATGGGCACCCACATGTGGAACAACGCCCCTGCCAGGCGCGGCCGCCGCCTGTCGGTGGAGAACCCCATGGCCCTGCTGGGTGGTGACGCCCTGAAGTTCTCCGAGATGTTCCAGAAGGATCTGGCCGCAAGGGCCATGAACGTGGACCCCAGCTTTTGGAACCAGTACGCCGCGGCCATCACCAACGGGCTGGCCCTGAAGAACAACGAGATCTCTGTCATCCAGAACGGAGGCCTCCCCCAGCTCCCA ATGAAAACAAAGCACACTGTCATCTGA